One genomic region from Bos javanicus breed banteng chromosome 14, ARS-OSU_banteng_1.0, whole genome shotgun sequence encodes:
- the MROH1 gene encoding maestro heat-like repeat-containing protein family member 1 isoform X2, giving the protein MSETYAKRLSAILLDAVTDKDPQMQEQVCGALCDFGESKPAEVLSACEEHLRLHEKLAHPYRTIILRAMEIVVSNHISELDKDTARAIILLASNEMTKVKELVSDWQQAASSVLVAVGRRFISSVMEELLSKFQPGLLPHPCTVHTLASLSVSNVFGVVPFLTSILSTMLPMLGAAKHDSMKVVFCCALQRFSESILEYLANLDQAPDPTVRKDAFASDIFGAYDILFHQWLQSGGAKLRLAVVEALGPMSHLLPSEKLEEQLPKLLPRVLAFYKKHTETVHVSKSLGQILEAAVSVGSRTLDIHLNSLLAALHAQICVPVESSSPLVMSNQKEVLRCFTVLACCSPDRLLAFLLPKLDTSNERTRVGTLQVLRHVINAAAAQMEVKKPVILSSMKLPLLDTNNKVKRAVVQVVSAMAHRGYLEQPGGKAMVEYIVQQCALPPEAEIQKLGADSEALAADSVRAISVSTLYLVSTTVDRMGEVLWPYLLEFLVPIRFTRALSPLCRSLVHLAQKRQEAGAHAPLIQYNGNVHLPSPYAITTRLLVEHCGPGRWWRPQLCLLQAVSSYPYVGDGRGAASLRLLNVLHQDIHPALGQRWVTAIPLLLEHLDEYSEETLSQKEWEEKLLVFLRDSLAVVSDNTWVCHLTLEMCKQLPNYNGTPLEKNFLYKCVGTTLGAASSKVVRKHLRELLETARYQEEREHEGLACCFGICAISHLDDTLAQLDDFVKSDVLRKSAGIFNLFKNRSESEANKVRSALILCYGHVAAGAPRELLLARVEADLFWNMSQCFSTKVLGIKVETQDPALRLSLVQSVCMATQAICSSAHGSSFHLSRKAELVAQMVEFIRAEPPDSLKTPIWKKAMLACTYLVTLEPALEEQVQADLIHSCLHRVMAVLPEPEEGDSPQEVSAAPTVGGDPQESLYLDTVQVLKDLLTSLLLWNMTPLGLQVMVEHLSPWIKSPRGHERVRAVGLSACLLQFFLQHLQISALVPFHNLGLLIGLFSPRCADLWPATRREAVSCIHSLLYLQLTCVGFSRDYQDDVAEQLLSLKDGLVHPDPAILFHTCHSIAQLIAKRLPPDQLINLLLTLFESLGDPDKNCSRAASVMINCLLKERGNMLQEKVPEIVSVLRSKLQETREEHILQAAQHSVFALATHHCASVVSNLLGSPLPFDSHTCTLWRALALEPGLAAQVLGLLLEKISKDVLFEESQAFLLSSTPDRVATLLPLAATCALHEVASAPASGPAVLELYPQLFVALLLRVSCTMGVQPPRQLQAKERRSASSGLASRSLEPCSSAVDALQAVLVRGGNEDVVQCMELDGGWQLLRTSAGHEEGVTRLASAMAKFAGPRLPLVMKLLFTTQSSMYEVQRVTSTAFLAEPCPLSDQGPVLPGALGRVWWSAHLCPQLLSSNVVNDLMLLESLLYNLMARQKDTSARVRRLVLHGLANITLGSPDKVQTHSPQLLTAMIGGLDDGDDPHSLVALEAMVGLARLMDLVDAWDLHAVLLHIAVRIRPFFDSVGPPPAAPGHYSLAHSASCSPFTALRLPGKLGWEGHVTPAVAQERMELRSVSIGLFGHLNKACRGDCKDVFLEQVVGGLVPLLLHLRDPHAPVVTACRFALRMCGPNLECEELAAVFQRHLQEGHDLHFGEFLNTTCKHLMRHFPDLLGRLLSTSLFYYKSSWEDVRAAAPMLTGFLVLHMEAEQRPQVDLEQLLTALQLLLKDPALKVRLKAVKTLGRLVKFA; this is encoded by the exons GGCTGTCCGCCATCCTGCTGGACGCTGTCACTGACAAGGACCCTCAGATGCAGGAGCAGGTATGTGGCGCCCTGTGCGACTTCGGAGAGTCGAAGCCAGCGGAGGTTCTTAGCGCCTGCGAGGAGCACCTGCGGCTGCACGAAAAG CTAGCTCATCCATACCGGACGATAATCCTAAGGGCCATGGAGATAGTCGTGAGCAATCACATCAGCGAGCTGGACAAGGACACGGCCAGGGCCATCATCCTCCTGGCCTCCAATGAGATGACCAAAGTGAAG GAGCTGGTCTCTGATTGGCAGCAAGCCGCCAGCAGCGTCCTGGTGGCGGTGGGAAGGCGGTTCATCAGCAGCGTGATGGAGGAGCTGCTGAGCAAGTTCCAGCCTGGGCTTCTGCCACACCCCTGCACCGTGCACACGCTCGCCAGCCTCTCTGTCTCCAATG TGTTTGGCGTGGTGCCCTTCCTGACGTCCATCCTCAGCACCATGCTGCCCATGCTGGGCGCAGCCAAGCACGACTCAATGAAAGTAGTGTTCTGCTGTG CCCTGCAGCGCTTCAGTGAGAGTATCCTAGAATACTTGGCCAACCTGGATCAGGCCCCAGACCCCACAGTCAGAAAGGACGCCTTTGCCTCAGACATCTTTGGTGCTTACGACATCCTTTTCCACCAGTGGCTACAGAGTGGGGGAGCGAAG CTGCGGCTTGCAGTGGTGGAGGCCCTGGGGCCCATGAGCCACCTCCTCCCCAGCGAGAAGCTGGAGGAGCAGCTCCCCAAGCTGCTGCCCAGGGTTCTTGCCTTCTACAAGAAGCACACCGAGACCGTCCATGTGTCCAAG AGCCTCGGCCAGATCCTGGAGGCAGCCGTGAGTGTGGGCAGCCGCACTCTGGACATCCACCTCAACTCTCTCCTTGCCGCTCTGCATGCTCAG ATCTGTGTGCCCGTGGAGTCGTCCAGCCCGCTGGTGATGAGCAACCAGAAGGAGGTGCTGCGCTGCTTCACCGTGCTGG CCTGCTGCTCGCCGGACCGCCTGCTGGCCTTCCTGCTGCCCAAGCTGGACACCAGCAATGAGAGGACCCGTGTGGGCACCCTGCAGGTTCTGAGGCACGTCATCAACGCGGCGG CTGCTCAGATGGAAGTTAAGAAACCCGTCATTCTCTCTTCCATGAAGCTCCCTCTTCTGGACACCAACAACAAG GTGAAGCGGGCGGTGGTGCAGGTGGTCAGTGCCATGGCCCACCGCGGCTACCTGGAGCAGCCTGGCGGCAAGGCCATGGTCGAGTACATCGTGCAGCAGTGCGCTCTGCCCCCCGAGGCTGAG ATTCAGAAGCTGGGTGCCGACAGTGAGGCCCTGGCGGCCGATAGCGTGAGGGCCATCAGCGTCAGCACTCTCTACCTGGTCAGCACCACTGTGGACAGGATGGGCGAG GTCCTCTGGCCGTACCTGCTTGAGTTCCTGGTCCCCATTCGCTTCACCAGGGCACTGAGCCCACTCTGCAGGAGCCTTGTGCACTTGGCCCAGAAGAGGCAGGAGGCGGGGGCCCATGCTCCCCTCATCCAGTACAACGGCAACG TGCACCTCCCGTCTCCCTACGCCATCACCACCAGACTCCTG GTGGAGCACTGTGGCCCAGGACGCTGGTGGAGACCCCAACTCTGCCTTCTGCAGGCCGTGTCTTCCTATCCCTACGTGGGGGACGGTCGCGGGGCAGCCTCGCTGCGCCTCTTGAATGTCTTGCATCAGGACATCCACCCGGCCCTGGGTCAGCGGTGGGTGACCGCCATCCCCCTGCTGCTGGAGCACCTGGACG AATACAGTGAAGAAACCCTGTCACAGAAGGAGTGGGAAGAAAAGCTGCTGGTG TTTCTCCGGGATTCCCTGGCTGTCGTGTCTGACAACACCTGGGTCTGCCACCTGACCCTGGAAATGTGCAAGCAGCTACCCAACTACAACGGGACGCCCCTGGAGAAG AACTTCCTGTACAAATGTGTCGGGACCACCCTGGGTGCCGCTTCAAGTAAGGTGGTGAGGAAGCACCTGCGGGAGCTGCTGGAGACGGCCCGATACCAGGAGGAGAGGGAGCACGAG GGCCTTGCCTGTTGCTTTGGGATCTGTGCCATCTCCCACCTGGATGACACCTTGGCCCAGCTGGACGACTTTGTGAAGTCAGACGTACTCAGAAAATCTGCTGGCATTTTCAACCTTTTTAAG AATCGAAGTGAGAGTGAGGCCAACAAAGTGAGGAGTGCGCTGATCCTGTGCTATGGGCACGTGGCAGCCGGGGCCCCGCGCGAGCTGCTGCTGGCCAGGGTGGAGGCGGACTTGTTCTGGAACATGTCCCAGTGCTTCAGCACCAAG GTTCTGGGGATAAAGGTAGAAACCCAG GACCCGGCCCTGAGACTGAGCCTGGTGCAAAGTGTGTGCATGGCCACCCAGGCCATCTGCAGCAGTGCCCACGGCAGCTCCTTCCACCTCTCGAGGAAGGCGGAGCTGGTGGCGCAGATGGTG GAGTTCATCAGAGCGGAGCCCCCAGACTCGCTGAAGACGCCCATTTGGAAGAAGGCCATGCTTGCCTGCACGTACCTGGT TACCCTGGAGCCGGCCCTGGAGGAGCAGGTGCAGGCGGACCTGATTCACAGCTGCCTGCACCGTGTCATGGCTGTGCTGCCGGAGCCAGAggagggggacagcccccaggagGTATCAGCGGCCCCCACAGTAGGGGGGGACCCCCAGGAG TCCCTGTACCTGGACACCGTGCAGGTCCTCAAGGACTTGCTGACGAGCCTTCTTCTGTGGAACATGACGCCCCTGGGTctgcaggtcatggtggag CACCTGAGCCCATGGATCAAGTCCCCGAGGGGCCACGAGCGGGTGCGGGCGGTCGGCCTGAGTGCCTGCCTGCTGCAGTTCTTCCTTCAACACCTGCAGATCAGC GCCCTGGTGCCCTTCCACAACCTGGGCCTCCTCATTGGCCTCTTCTCCCCACGGTGCGCCGACCTCTGGCCTGCCACTCGCCGAGAGGCTGTGAGCTGCATCCACTCCCTGCTATACCTGCAGCTGACCTGTGTGG GCTTCTCGCGAGACTACCAGGACGACGTGGCTGAGCAGCTCCTCAGCCTCAAAGATGGCCTGGTGCACCCTGACCCTGCCATTCTCTTCCATACCTGCCACAGCATTGCCCAG CTTATTGCCAAGCGCCTCCCTCCAGATCAGCTCATCAACCTCTTGCTAACCTTGTTTGAGAGCCTGGGAGATCCCGACAAGAACTGCTCGCGAGCTGCCAGCGTCATGATCAACTGCCTGCTGAAGGAACGGGGCAACATGCTGCAGGAGAAG GTGCCCGAGATTGTGAGTGTGCTGCGCTCCAAGCTGCAGGAGACCCGAGAGGAGCACATCCTACAGGCCGCACAGCACAGCGTGTTTGCCCTGGCCACCCACCACTGTGCCTCTGTGGTGTCCAACCTTCTGGGCAGCCCCCTGCCCTTTGACAG CCACACCTGCACCCTGTGGCGAGCACTGGCCTTGGAGCCCGGCCTCGCTGCACAGGTCCTGGGGCTGCTCCTGGAGAAGATAAGCAAGGACGTCCTGTTTGAGGAGAGCCAGGCCTTCCTGCTGAGCAGCACGCCGGACCGCGTGGCCACCCTGCTGCCCCtcgca GCCACCTGTGCACTGCACGAGGTCGCATCTGCCCCGGCGTCCGGGCCAGCAGTGCTGGAGCTCTACCCCCAGCTGTTTGTGGCACTGCTGCTGCGGGTCAGCTGCACCATGGGTGTCCAGCCGCCCAGGCAGCTGCAGGCCAAGGAGAGGAGGAGCGCCAGCTCAGGCCTGGCCTCACGGAGCCTCGAGCCTTGCAG CTCTGCGGTGGATGCGCTGCAGGCCGTGCTTGTCCGCGGTGGCAACGAGGATGTGGTACAGTGCATGGAGCTGGACGGGGGCTGGCAGTTGCTCAGGACCTCGGCTGGGCATGAGGAAGGTGTCACCCGGCTGGCCAG TGCCATGGCAAAGTTCGCAGGCCCCCGGCTGCCCCTGGTGATGAAGCTGCTCTTCACCACACAGAGTAGCATGTATGAGGTCCAGAGGGTCACCTCCACAGCCTTCCTGGCTGAG CCATGTCCCCTCAGTGACCAGGGGCCGGTGCTGCCCGGTGCACTTGGGCGGGTGTGGTGGTCAGCACACCTCTGCCCCCAGCTGCTCAGCAGCAATGTGGTGAACGACCTGATGCTCCTGGAGTCGCTGCTGTACAATCTGATGGCACGGCAGAAGGACACGAGCGCCCGCGTGCGGAGGCTGGTGCTCCACGGCCTGGCCAACATCACCTTGGGCTCCCCAGATAAG GTACAGACCCACAGCCCCCAACTCCTGACAGCCATGATCGGTGGGCTGGACGACGGGGACGACCCACACAGCCTGGTGGCGCTGGAGGCCATGGTGGGCCTGGCGAGGCTGATGGACCTGGTGGACGCCTGGGACCTACATGCAGTGCTGCTGCACATTGCTGTCCGCATTCGGCCCTTCTTCGACAGCGTAGGCCCCCCCCCAGCCGCCCCTGGCCATTACAGCCTGGCCCACTCTGCCTCTTGCTCCCCCTTCACTGCCCTGCGGTTGCCCGGGAAGCTGGGCTGGGAGGGCCATGTGACACCTGCTGTTGCCCAGGAAAGGATGGAGTTACGCTCAGTGTCCATTGGCCTCTTCGGGCACCTCAACAAGGCCTGCCGTGGGGACTGCAAGGACGTGTTCCTGGAGCAGGTTGTGGGCGGCCTGGTGCCCCTTCTGCTGCACCTGCGTGACCCCCACGCACCCGTGGTCACG GCCTGCAGGTTCGCCTTGCGCATGTGCGGCCCCAACCTGGAGTGTGAGGAGCTGGCAGCTGTCTTCCAGAGGCACCTGCAGGAAGGCCATGACCTGCACTTTGGAGAGTTCCTCAACACCACCTGCAAGCACCTG ATGCGCCACTTCCCCGACCTGCTGGGCCGCTTGCTAAGCACCAGTCTGTTCTACTATAAGAGCAGCTGGGAGGATGTCCGTGCTGCTGCCCCCATGCTCACAG GGTTCTTGGTGCTGCACATGGAGGCTGAGCAGCGGCCACAGGTGGACCTGGAGCAGCTCCTCACGG CACTCCAGCTGCTGCTCAAGGACCCAGCCCTTAAGGTGCGCTTGAAGGCTGTGAAGACTCTGGGCCGCTTGGTGAAGTTCGCCTGA
- the MROH1 gene encoding maestro heat-like repeat-containing protein family member 1 isoform X10: protein MSETYAKRLSAILLDAVTDKDPQMQEQVCGALCDFGESKPAEVLSACEEHLRLHEKLAHPYRTIILRAMEIVVSNHISELDKDTARAIILLASNEMTKVKELVSDWQQAASSVLVAVGRRFISSVMEELLSKFQPGLLPHPCTVHTLASLSVSNVFGVVPFLTSILSTMLPMLGAAKHDSMKVVFCCALQRFSESILEYLANLDQAPDPTVRKDAFASDIFGAYDILFHQWLQSGGAKLRLAVVEALGPMSHLLPSEKLEEQLPKLLPRVLAFYKKHTETVHVSKSLGQILEAAVSVGSRTLDIHLNSLLAALHAQICVPVESSSPLVMSNQKEVLRCFTVLACCSPDRLLAFLLPKLDTSNERTRVGTLQVLRHVINAAAAQMEVKKPVILSSMKLPLLDTNNKVKRAVVQVVSAMAHRGYLEQPGGKAMVEYIVQQCALPPEAEIQKLGADSEALAADSVRAISVSTLYLVSTTVDRMGEVLWPYLLEFLVPIRFTRALSPLCRSLVHLAQKRQEAGAHAPLIQYNGNVHLPSPYAITTRLLVEHCGPGRWWRPQLCLLQAVSSYPYVGDGRGAASLRLLNVLHQDIHPALGQRWVTAIPLLLEHLDEYSEETLSQKEWEEKLLVFLRDSLAVVSDNTWVCHLTLEMCKQLPNYNGTPLEKNFLYKCVGTTLGAASSKVVRKHLRELLETARYQEEREHEGLACCFGICAISHLDDTLAQLDDFVKSDVLRKSAGIFNLFKNRSESEANKVRSALILCYGHVAAGAPRELLLARVEADLFWNMSQCFSTKVLGIKVETQDPALRLSLVQSVCMATQAICSSAHGSSFHLSRKAELVAQMVEFIRAEPPDSLKTPIWKKAMLACTYLVTLEPALEEQVQADLIHSCLHRVMAVLPEPEEGDSPQEVSAAPTVGGDPQELLLFQSLYLDTVQVLKDLLTSLLLWNMTPLGLQVMVEHLSPWIKSPRGHERVRAVGLSACLLQFFLQHLQISALVPFHNLGLLIGLFSPRCADLWPATRREAVSCIHSLLYLQLTCVGFSRDYQDDVAEQLLSLKDGLVHPDPAILFHTCHSIAQLIAKRLPPDQLINLLLTLFESLGDPDKNCSRAASVMINCLLKERGNMLQEKVPEIVSVLRSKLQETREEHILQAAQHSVFALATHHCASVVSNLLGSPLPFDSHTCTLWRALALEPGLAAQVLGLLLEKISKDVLFEESQAFLLSSTPDRVATLLPLAATCALHEVASAPASGPAVLELYPQLFVALLLRVSCTMGVQPPRQLQAKERRSASSGLASRSLEPCSSAVDALQAVLVRGGNEDVVQCMELDGGWQLLRTSAGHEEGVTRLASAMAKFAGPRLPLVMKLLFTTQSSMYEVQRVTSTAFLAELLSSNVVNDLMLLESLLYNLMARQKDTSARVRRLVLHGLANITLGSPDKVQTHSPQLLTAMIGGLDDGDDPHSLVALEAMVGLARLMDLVDAWDLHAVLLHIAVRIRPFFDSERMELRSVSIGLFGHLNKACRGDCKDVFLEQVVGGLVPLLLHLRDPHAPVVTACRFALRMCGPNLECEELAAVFQRHLQEGHDLHFGEFLNTTCKHLMRHFPDLLGRLLSTSLFYYKSSWEDVRAAAPMLTGFLVLHMEAEQRPQVDLEQLLTALQLLLKDPALKVRLKAVKTLGRLVKFA from the exons GGCTGTCCGCCATCCTGCTGGACGCTGTCACTGACAAGGACCCTCAGATGCAGGAGCAGGTATGTGGCGCCCTGTGCGACTTCGGAGAGTCGAAGCCAGCGGAGGTTCTTAGCGCCTGCGAGGAGCACCTGCGGCTGCACGAAAAG CTAGCTCATCCATACCGGACGATAATCCTAAGGGCCATGGAGATAGTCGTGAGCAATCACATCAGCGAGCTGGACAAGGACACGGCCAGGGCCATCATCCTCCTGGCCTCCAATGAGATGACCAAAGTGAAG GAGCTGGTCTCTGATTGGCAGCAAGCCGCCAGCAGCGTCCTGGTGGCGGTGGGAAGGCGGTTCATCAGCAGCGTGATGGAGGAGCTGCTGAGCAAGTTCCAGCCTGGGCTTCTGCCACACCCCTGCACCGTGCACACGCTCGCCAGCCTCTCTGTCTCCAATG TGTTTGGCGTGGTGCCCTTCCTGACGTCCATCCTCAGCACCATGCTGCCCATGCTGGGCGCAGCCAAGCACGACTCAATGAAAGTAGTGTTCTGCTGTG CCCTGCAGCGCTTCAGTGAGAGTATCCTAGAATACTTGGCCAACCTGGATCAGGCCCCAGACCCCACAGTCAGAAAGGACGCCTTTGCCTCAGACATCTTTGGTGCTTACGACATCCTTTTCCACCAGTGGCTACAGAGTGGGGGAGCGAAG CTGCGGCTTGCAGTGGTGGAGGCCCTGGGGCCCATGAGCCACCTCCTCCCCAGCGAGAAGCTGGAGGAGCAGCTCCCCAAGCTGCTGCCCAGGGTTCTTGCCTTCTACAAGAAGCACACCGAGACCGTCCATGTGTCCAAG AGCCTCGGCCAGATCCTGGAGGCAGCCGTGAGTGTGGGCAGCCGCACTCTGGACATCCACCTCAACTCTCTCCTTGCCGCTCTGCATGCTCAG ATCTGTGTGCCCGTGGAGTCGTCCAGCCCGCTGGTGATGAGCAACCAGAAGGAGGTGCTGCGCTGCTTCACCGTGCTGG CCTGCTGCTCGCCGGACCGCCTGCTGGCCTTCCTGCTGCCCAAGCTGGACACCAGCAATGAGAGGACCCGTGTGGGCACCCTGCAGGTTCTGAGGCACGTCATCAACGCGGCGG CTGCTCAGATGGAAGTTAAGAAACCCGTCATTCTCTCTTCCATGAAGCTCCCTCTTCTGGACACCAACAACAAG GTGAAGCGGGCGGTGGTGCAGGTGGTCAGTGCCATGGCCCACCGCGGCTACCTGGAGCAGCCTGGCGGCAAGGCCATGGTCGAGTACATCGTGCAGCAGTGCGCTCTGCCCCCCGAGGCTGAG ATTCAGAAGCTGGGTGCCGACAGTGAGGCCCTGGCGGCCGATAGCGTGAGGGCCATCAGCGTCAGCACTCTCTACCTGGTCAGCACCACTGTGGACAGGATGGGCGAG GTCCTCTGGCCGTACCTGCTTGAGTTCCTGGTCCCCATTCGCTTCACCAGGGCACTGAGCCCACTCTGCAGGAGCCTTGTGCACTTGGCCCAGAAGAGGCAGGAGGCGGGGGCCCATGCTCCCCTCATCCAGTACAACGGCAACG TGCACCTCCCGTCTCCCTACGCCATCACCACCAGACTCCTG GTGGAGCACTGTGGCCCAGGACGCTGGTGGAGACCCCAACTCTGCCTTCTGCAGGCCGTGTCTTCCTATCCCTACGTGGGGGACGGTCGCGGGGCAGCCTCGCTGCGCCTCTTGAATGTCTTGCATCAGGACATCCACCCGGCCCTGGGTCAGCGGTGGGTGACCGCCATCCCCCTGCTGCTGGAGCACCTGGACG AATACAGTGAAGAAACCCTGTCACAGAAGGAGTGGGAAGAAAAGCTGCTGGTG TTTCTCCGGGATTCCCTGGCTGTCGTGTCTGACAACACCTGGGTCTGCCACCTGACCCTGGAAATGTGCAAGCAGCTACCCAACTACAACGGGACGCCCCTGGAGAAG AACTTCCTGTACAAATGTGTCGGGACCACCCTGGGTGCCGCTTCAAGTAAGGTGGTGAGGAAGCACCTGCGGGAGCTGCTGGAGACGGCCCGATACCAGGAGGAGAGGGAGCACGAG GGCCTTGCCTGTTGCTTTGGGATCTGTGCCATCTCCCACCTGGATGACACCTTGGCCCAGCTGGACGACTTTGTGAAGTCAGACGTACTCAGAAAATCTGCTGGCATTTTCAACCTTTTTAAG AATCGAAGTGAGAGTGAGGCCAACAAAGTGAGGAGTGCGCTGATCCTGTGCTATGGGCACGTGGCAGCCGGGGCCCCGCGCGAGCTGCTGCTGGCCAGGGTGGAGGCGGACTTGTTCTGGAACATGTCCCAGTGCTTCAGCACCAAG GTTCTGGGGATAAAGGTAGAAACCCAG GACCCGGCCCTGAGACTGAGCCTGGTGCAAAGTGTGTGCATGGCCACCCAGGCCATCTGCAGCAGTGCCCACGGCAGCTCCTTCCACCTCTCGAGGAAGGCGGAGCTGGTGGCGCAGATGGTG GAGTTCATCAGAGCGGAGCCCCCAGACTCGCTGAAGACGCCCATTTGGAAGAAGGCCATGCTTGCCTGCACGTACCTGGT TACCCTGGAGCCGGCCCTGGAGGAGCAGGTGCAGGCGGACCTGATTCACAGCTGCCTGCACCGTGTCATGGCTGTGCTGCCGGAGCCAGAggagggggacagcccccaggagGTATCAGCGGCCCCCACAGTAGGGGGGGACCCCCAGGAG cttctcttgttccaGTCCCTGTACCTGGACACCGTGCAGGTCCTCAAGGACTTGCTGACGAGCCTTCTTCTGTGGAACATGACGCCCCTGGGTctgcaggtcatggtggag CACCTGAGCCCATGGATCAAGTCCCCGAGGGGCCACGAGCGGGTGCGGGCGGTCGGCCTGAGTGCCTGCCTGCTGCAGTTCTTCCTTCAACACCTGCAGATCAGC GCCCTGGTGCCCTTCCACAACCTGGGCCTCCTCATTGGCCTCTTCTCCCCACGGTGCGCCGACCTCTGGCCTGCCACTCGCCGAGAGGCTGTGAGCTGCATCCACTCCCTGCTATACCTGCAGCTGACCTGTGTGG GCTTCTCGCGAGACTACCAGGACGACGTGGCTGAGCAGCTCCTCAGCCTCAAAGATGGCCTGGTGCACCCTGACCCTGCCATTCTCTTCCATACCTGCCACAGCATTGCCCAG CTTATTGCCAAGCGCCTCCCTCCAGATCAGCTCATCAACCTCTTGCTAACCTTGTTTGAGAGCCTGGGAGATCCCGACAAGAACTGCTCGCGAGCTGCCAGCGTCATGATCAACTGCCTGCTGAAGGAACGGGGCAACATGCTGCAGGAGAAG GTGCCCGAGATTGTGAGTGTGCTGCGCTCCAAGCTGCAGGAGACCCGAGAGGAGCACATCCTACAGGCCGCACAGCACAGCGTGTTTGCCCTGGCCACCCACCACTGTGCCTCTGTGGTGTCCAACCTTCTGGGCAGCCCCCTGCCCTTTGACAG CCACACCTGCACCCTGTGGCGAGCACTGGCCTTGGAGCCCGGCCTCGCTGCACAGGTCCTGGGGCTGCTCCTGGAGAAGATAAGCAAGGACGTCCTGTTTGAGGAGAGCCAGGCCTTCCTGCTGAGCAGCACGCCGGACCGCGTGGCCACCCTGCTGCCCCtcgca GCCACCTGTGCACTGCACGAGGTCGCATCTGCCCCGGCGTCCGGGCCAGCAGTGCTGGAGCTCTACCCCCAGCTGTTTGTGGCACTGCTGCTGCGGGTCAGCTGCACCATGGGTGTCCAGCCGCCCAGGCAGCTGCAGGCCAAGGAGAGGAGGAGCGCCAGCTCAGGCCTGGCCTCACGGAGCCTCGAGCCTTGCAG CTCTGCGGTGGATGCGCTGCAGGCCGTGCTTGTCCGCGGTGGCAACGAGGATGTGGTACAGTGCATGGAGCTGGACGGGGGCTGGCAGTTGCTCAGGACCTCGGCTGGGCATGAGGAAGGTGTCACCCGGCTGGCCAG TGCCATGGCAAAGTTCGCAGGCCCCCGGCTGCCCCTGGTGATGAAGCTGCTCTTCACCACACAGAGTAGCATGTATGAGGTCCAGAGGGTCACCTCCACAGCCTTCCTGGCTGAG CTGCTCAGCAGCAATGTGGTGAACGACCTGATGCTCCTGGAGTCGCTGCTGTACAATCTGATGGCACGGCAGAAGGACACGAGCGCCCGCGTGCGGAGGCTGGTGCTCCACGGCCTGGCCAACATCACCTTGGGCTCCCCAGATAAG GTACAGACCCACAGCCCCCAACTCCTGACAGCCATGATCGGTGGGCTGGACGACGGGGACGACCCACACAGCCTGGTGGCGCTGGAGGCCATGGTGGGCCTGGCGAGGCTGATGGACCTGGTGGACGCCTGGGACCTACATGCAGTGCTGCTGCACATTGCTGTCCGCATTCGGCCCTTCTTCGACAGC GAAAGGATGGAGTTACGCTCAGTGTCCATTGGCCTCTTCGGGCACCTCAACAAGGCCTGCCGTGGGGACTGCAAGGACGTGTTCCTGGAGCAGGTTGTGGGCGGCCTGGTGCCCCTTCTGCTGCACCTGCGTGACCCCCACGCACCCGTGGTCACG GCCTGCAGGTTCGCCTTGCGCATGTGCGGCCCCAACCTGGAGTGTGAGGAGCTGGCAGCTGTCTTCCAGAGGCACCTGCAGGAAGGCCATGACCTGCACTTTGGAGAGTTCCTCAACACCACCTGCAAGCACCTG ATGCGCCACTTCCCCGACCTGCTGGGCCGCTTGCTAAGCACCAGTCTGTTCTACTATAAGAGCAGCTGGGAGGATGTCCGTGCTGCTGCCCCCATGCTCACAG GGTTCTTGGTGCTGCACATGGAGGCTGAGCAGCGGCCACAGGTGGACCTGGAGCAGCTCCTCACGG CACTCCAGCTGCTGCTCAAGGACCCAGCCCTTAAGGTGCGCTTGAAGGCTGTGAAGACTCTGGGCCGCTTGGTGAAGTTCGCCTGA